One Trichormus variabilis 0441 genomic window, GCCGGGAGACCCGTCCAAGGCGGTGGCTTCCCAACCTACAATTTTTTGCAACATTTTAGCCTTGCCATGCCACTACAAAATTGGATTGGAACTATGATAATTGGAATCTGGGAAAGTGTAGGGAATTTGAACACCTACACCCTTAGTTTTATAGTTGTCTGACTAGTGGCTGGCCGTCTTTGACTTCACCAACTAAAACTATGTCTGCACAGTTGACAAAGATACCATTCTCCAGAACCCCAGGAATATTATTCAATATTTTTTCGAGGTTAACTGGGTCGTCAATGGAATCAAATCTGACATCTAAGACAAAGTTGCCCTGGTCAGTGATGACTGGCCCTGCTTTTTTTACACCCATCCGCAATTCTGGTTTGCCACCTAGCTGCTTAATGGCATTGGTAACGGGGGTGATTGCCATTGGGATGACTTCTACTGGTACGGCAAAAACCGAACCCAAGCGGTCTACTAATTTACCACTGTCTACTACAACGATGAATTGATTAGCTAAGTAATCAACTACTTTTTCGCGGGTATGGGCTGCACCACCACCTTTAATCAGGTTTTTCTGGGGGTCAACTTCATCAGCCCCATCAATAGCGATATCAATATGATCTACAGCGTCTAAGGTTGTGAGAGGAACGCCGTATTGCTTGGATAAAACTTCTGACTGAAATGAGGTCGGAATCCCAACAATATCGGTTAGTTCACCCGACTTGAGGCGATCGCCTAAATATTGAATTGTGTAAGCTGTAGTTGACCCTGTACCTAAGCCTACAATCGAGCCGGACTTTACCAAGGCGGCGGCGGCTTTGCCCACTTCTTGCTTCATCAAAGTCACGGGGTCTGCTGTAACGGTCATTCCCAAAACTCCTGAAATTATCGACTAAACAGATGGCACTATCACAGCAGACTATACTATATTCGCGGGAACTCAAGGTGTATCTGGCTAAAGAAAATGATTGTGTGGTTAGTTGTCAGTTGTCAGTTGTTCGTTGTCCGTTGTTAGTAGGGGTGGGTTTATGAAGATCATCGCCCAAGAGTGAGGATATCTGTAAACCCGCCCTTACAGTTTTCAATAGTCAATAGTCAATAGTCAATAGTTTTCTCCTCCCCCTGCTTCCCCTGCTCCCCTGCTTCCCCTGCCCCCTGCGCCTGCCCCCTGCCCCTACTTAAGTCCAGCTATAATTTCGAGAATTTGTTGATAGTTTTGTGTGTTGCCTTCTTGAGAGTAGAGGTCAGCTGATTTTTGGAAGTCGGTGATCGCTGCTTGATAGTCACCGCGATTACGAAGGATGTCGGCTCGGAGGAGGTAAGCTGAAGCCCAGTGGGGTTGAAACTTCAAGGCTTGGTTTAAGTCAGCTAGTGCTTCTTCTAGGTATCCCAAGAGTAAATAACTACGACCTCGATTGTACCAGTCTTCCGCATAACCAGGGTTGATGGCGATTGATTGGGTATAATCTGCAACTGCTCCTTGATAATCTTGTAAGGCGTAACGGGCATGGGCGCGATCGCTGTAATATCTGGCGGATTCGGGCTGTAGTTCCAAGGCTTGGGTATAGTCGGCGATCGCACTGCGATAATTTTGTTGGTCGTAGTGCAGGGAGCCTCGGTTGTAGTAGGCTTCGCTGAGTTGGGTATTGATTGTTAGGGCTTGATTGTAGTCTGCTAAGGCTCCCTTGGTATCTCCCAACTGACGACGGGCATTGCCGCGATTGCAGTAAGCGGGGGCAAAATCCGGGGATATGCGGATGGAATGTGTATAGTCTGCTATTGCCCCAATCAAGTCTTGTAGGGCTTCGTGGGCGATGGCTCGACCGTAATAGGCTTCAGCAATATTAGGATTAATTTGTAATGCCTGATTGTAATCGGTAATTGCTCCTCGATAATCGCCTAAGCAACGGCGAGATGTGCCACGATCGCAATATCCGGCGGCGAAATTAGGTTGTAGTTGCAGTAAGCGATTGCCGTCTGCTAAGGCGCTGGGGTAGTCTCCTAGATGGCGGTGGATATTGGCACGAACACCATAGACTACAGCTAATTCAGGGTTTAGCTGTAATGCTTGGTTGTAGTCTGCCAATGCACTTTGATAGTCTTGCCAAGCTTCATAAATTAATCCCCGTTGGTAATATGCTTGTGCATCTTTGGAGTTGAAACTTAAGACTTGGTTGAAATCTGCGAAGGCTTGTTGATATTCGTTGAGATAAAAACTAATCAGACCGCGATTATAATATGCTCCTACTTGGTGAGGATTAATTTCTAGTGTGCGGTTGTAATCGGCGATCGCTTTTTGATAAGCTCCTAAGGCATAGTAGGCGTTACCTCTATTTTGGTAAGCTTCGGCTAGGTTGGGGTCTAATTGCACTGCTCGCTCATGGTCGGCGATCGCTTGTCGGTACTCTCCCAATTTATAGTAAATGTTCCCGCGAATGCTGTAAGCGGCGGCAAAGTAAGGATGCCATTGCAACGCTTGTTGTAAATCTATAATCGCTTCTTGATAATTCCCGTGGTCGCTATTATGTAAGCCCCGGTAATAATAGGCGTTAGCAATATCTTCATTTATATTACTGGCTAACAGAGGATCAAACTCAATGGTGCTGATATAGTTGGCAATTGCTTGATCGTAGTCACCTTGAGCCAAGTAAGCGTTACCTCGACAATAATAATATTCTGCGAATGTAGGATTTATTTGTAATGCTTGGTCATAATCGGCGATCGCGGCTGTAAAGTCTGCAAGACAGTAACGCGCATTCCCCCGATGATAGTAGGCTTGGGCATAATTAGGATTAATTTCTACAGCTAGATTAAAAAAGGCGATCGCCCCCTGATAATCTTTCAATTCACGGCTAAAAGTAATCCCTCGTTTACAGTAAGTTTCTGCATCAACCTTGCGATTGGTTGGCTTAGTGCCACCAATGACCGTTCTTTGATATTCTCTCGATAAATTATCGGATAATCCCTGATTAAAAAAATAGTCAGCATTCATCTATTTTTTTGTGCTATTACACTCCATTAAAACTATGATGTAGGCATAAATCGCCCCAGCTACTAGTCGGAGTAGTTTAAACATCACTACTAATAGAGTAAGATATTTGTCTTAATTAAACAATTGAGTTAATCATAAGATATACATCTAGCTGTTGTGAAAGCAATATCTATCTCATTCTATTGCAATATATGAAGATAGCCACATTGCGGGTATTATCCAAATATATATAGAATCTACAACTTTTCTCCGACCTATGGGACTAGACGCGTGCGATGGAGACGGCAATATGTACAGCAAAGAAGACATCCAAGCCATGCTAGATAGCATGAATGTGTCAGACGTGCTAAAGATTATGTCGCAAATTTGTTACGAAAAAGCAGAAATTCTTCGCTCTGACTGGCAAGACATAGAAACAGCTAGAGCCTGGGAAAAAGTTGGTAGAGCCGTCGGCAAAATCAAAATCAAAACCGAGCTATATTAAGTAGCTACTAACAGGCTACCTATTAGCCACCTAAGTATATACTTATAAATCCGTGTTCAGAGAATAGTTCACAAGATTTTTAAATACTTAAGGGTGAATTCTTTAAATAGAATCCACCCACAAATCGCACTTTTGTGCTGTTCAGTTATTGTCTTGCGAAAGTTGAAAAGGAAACAGGGAGAGAGGAGTAAGGTGCAAGGGTGGAGAACTTACTTAAAGATTTTCCCCAATCCCCAATCCCTCAACCCCTATCTTCATAATCTTCAGAAGAAGTGGGATCTAATTCCCAGCGTCTATCATCACGCTGTTCTAAAATCTCATTAGTGTGAAGAAAAGCTTGATCGGGCATTTCTAAACCCACGGCGGCCTCTATTTCCTCAGTGATATCTTGTTCAGGTGTGGGAGCAGTACCACCTACCGCTTCATCACCCACGGTATCTGCCCAATAATTATCGTCATTGCCGTCACTCAGGTCAAATTCTGGGCTAGTCTCTGTGTACTCATGCCCTATACCAATGTTGTATCCTGGTGGTTCTTTGACACCAGTACCATAGGATTCGGTAATTTCCTGCGGCAAATCATCAGTATTAACTTCTTGGTTATTAGTTTCTTCTGTCATAATTCTAGCCATTTCTATGTTCTCACAATAACTTTTTATTTCCATTAAGTTGTACTGCAAAAGATGTACAACTTTAGAAATAAAGGGATCTATCTCCTGAGAACGAAGTAATGCTAGCTATTTACACCTAATCTAAAAAGTATGAAATCAAGGTTAAGCCACTTGTAGTTGAATCTGTTAGTTATGAGTTAGGAGTTTTTAATACCCAGTAAAACTGATCAATAATTTTTAACTCATAACTATTTTTTGTGCTGATCCAAAACATATTTACTGTTATTTGAATCTTACTTTCGACCATCGATTTTCATTAGTGGAGGTAGAAGGTGGAATACAACGAATTTATTACTCATGTACAAAGCCTTGCTCAATCCAATTCTCGTGACGAGGCTCAAAGAGCTACCTGTGCCACTTTAGAAACTATCAAAGAACGCATTTCTGGAGAAGAAGCGCAAACCTTATCTGCTCAACTACCACAAGAGTTGGCAGACTGCTTACGAGGAAGAGCAGGGGAACCAGACGAAAGTTTTAATTTGCAAGATTTCATCATGCGGGTGAGTAGAAAAGAGAATCTAGAACCCACAACAACAGCAATTCATGTACGTGCTGTTTTTGCAGTTTTGCAAAACGCTATTAGACCAGAAGAATTTGCCAAACTACATTCTCACTTCTCCCATGATTATGAAGAAATGTTCGGTACATCACCCACTGGTGAAGTACCAGCATAATTACCAAGTTGAAATTTTAGTTTATCGTTAGACAGGAAACAATATGACCAACCATAATAATTCTGGGAAAAAGAAAGTAGCTATTCTCATCGAACAAGCAGTAGAAGATACCGAGTTTATTATTCCTTGTAATGGTTTAAAACAAGCAGGATTTGAGGTGGTTGTCCTTGGTTCGCGGATGAATGAAAAATATAAGGGAAAACGAGGCAGACTTTCCACCCAAGCTGATGGTACTACAACAGAAGCGATCGCCTCTGAATTTGATGCGGTAGTAATTCCTGGTGGAATGGCTCCCGATAAAATGCGTCGCAACCCCAATACAGTCCGCTTTGTACAAGAAGCGATGGAGCAAGGAAAATTGGTAGCGGCTGTTTGTCACGGGCCACAAGTCTTAATTGAAGGCGACTTACTCCGAGGTAAACAAGCCACCGGTTTTATCGCTATCAGCAAAGACATGATGAATGCTGGTGCTGATTATCTCGATGAAGCGCTAGTTGTTGACGGTAACTTGATTACATCCCGTGAACCTGGAGATTTGGCAATTTTCACCACAGCGATTTTGAGTCGTCTTGGTTATGGCGGTAAAGATGCAGCCTTACCAGATGAAAAAGATAGGAATGCAGAATGGTGGAAACTGGCTGATGCTTGGGGCGGTTCAACCAAAGGTGATATTGTCAGAGGTCTGAACACTGCTTTAGGTGGGGAACGTTATTCTCTGGAAGCGCTGGAGAAGTACACGGAAAAAGAATCTGATGTAGAAGCAAAAGCGCTGTTCCAAGAAATGATTACCAATAAACAGCGTCATATTGAATATCTAGAAACTTATTTGACTAGATTGGGTGAAAAACCGTCCCTCAGTGCAAATATCGCTAATCAATACGCCAAAGTAAAAACCGCTTTAACTGGTAGCGATGACATATATCAAATTCGCAGCGCCTTAGGCGATATACAAACAGGTATTGGTGATATTGGTAATCTCTGCGCCATGTACACTGACCCCATAGCCACCGCTATTTTCAAAGAAATCTACAAAGACTTGGTCAAATACGAACAGCGATTAGTATCACTATACCGTACACGTACAAATGCTACAGTCCAGCCGCCTAAGCCAACAACAGGGGCAGCTGTATCGATGTAAAAGAGGGAATAAAAAGTGGGGAGGAGATTCTTTAATTTTGAATTTTGTACTCCTGCGGAGAACCGAAGGGTATTTTGAATTTTGAATTGGTATCACTCCCCATATTTAATTGGAGATATAGAGCGTGACTTTGACATCAGGAGATAAACAGGGAAATACACCTGGCCAAGCTAGTGATACGGAACGTTGGGCTTCTCTGATTGGCGGCGGGGCGTTAGTGTTGCTGGGTTTAAGACAAGCCTCGTTGCGGGGAGTGCTGACGGCTTTAGCTGGTGGTGGTTTAATTTATCAAGGCGCGACGAAACAAAGCACAATTCAGCAAGCGCAAGAAGCGATAGGGATAAATAAACCCATCAAAGTTGAAAAGACGGTGACAATCAATAAGCCAGCAGATGAACTATACCGTTATTGGCACAACTTTGAGAATCTACCCACATTCATGAAGCATCTTAAATCTGTGAAGGTGTACAACGAAAAACGTTCTCATTGGATAGCCAACGCACCTTTAGGTAACAGTGTGGAATGGGATGCAGACATTTTAGAAGACCGAGAAAATGAGTTTATTTCTTGGGCTTCTGTGGAAGGCGCAGACGTGGAAAACTCCGGTTTTGTGCGTTTTCAAAAAGCCCCAGGCGATCGCGGTACTGAAGTGAAAGTAGTCTTAGAATACAATCCCCCCGGAGGTGCTTTAGCTGCCGTTGTTGCCAAACTTTTCGGTGAGGAACCAGAACAGCAGATTGGCGACGAACTACGCCGTTTCAAGATGCTCATGGAAGCCGGAGAAATCGCCACCACCGAGGGACAACCATCGGGGAGGAAGTAAGAAAGCAGGGGGAGCAGGGGAAGCAGAGAAGAATAACTATGGACTACTGACTACTGACTATTGACCAATGACCAATGACTAAATTATGAAAGCAGTCTGCTGGTATGGTGCTAACGAGGTGCGGGTGGAGAATGTACCAGACCCGAAAATCCTCAATCCGCGTGATGCGATTATTAAAATTACTTCCACCGCAATTTGTGGTTCTGATTTACATATTTACGGCGGCTATATCCCGACAGTGCAGCAGGGTGACATTATTGGTCACGAGTTTATGGGGGAAGTTGTCGAGGTGGGGAGCGGAGTTGATAATTTAAAAATAGGCGATCGCGTTGTTGTTCCTTCTACAATTGGCTGTGGTAGATGCCACTATTGTGAGCATGATATGTGGTCGCTGTGCGATAACTCCAATACCAAAGGTTGGTTAGAAGAAAAACTCTACGGCAACATCACCTCAGCCATTTACGGCTATTCTCACCTCTTAGGTGGTTACGCTGGCGCACAAGCTGAATATATCCGCGTCCCCTTCGCTGATGTCGGTGTGGTGAAAGTTCCACCAGACTTACCAGACGAAATGCTGTTATTCATCTCCGACGCTATCCCCACAGGTTATATGGGTGCAGAGATGTGTGATATTCAACCGGGTGATACTGTCGCCGTTTGGGGTTGTGGCGCTGTTGGACAATTCGCCATGATTAGCGCCTATATGATGGGTGCAGAAAAAGTCATCGCCATAGATCGCTTTCCTGAACGTCTAGAGATGGCGAGAAAATACGCTAAAGCCGAAGTCATAAATTACGAAGAAGTCAATGCAGGTGAGGCTTTAAAAGAAATGACCGGCGGACGAGGCCCTGATGCTTGTATTGACGCGGTTGGGTTGGAAGCGCATGGCGTTGGTTTAGAAGACTTTTACGACCAAACAAAGCAAAAGCTGAAACTAGAAAGCGATCGCCCCCATGTATTGCGGGAAATGATGGTTGCTTGTCGTAAAGGCGGGACTCTCTCAATTATGGGTGTCTACGGTGGATTTGTAGACAAAATACCTTTTGGCGCGGCTTTTAATAAAGGTCTAACCTTCAGGATGGGGCAAATGCACGGTCAAAAATACATGAATTTGTTACTACAACTCATCCTAGATGGCAAACTCGACCCATCTTTTGTAGTCAGTCATCAATTACCTTTAGAACAAGCACCATTTGGTTATCACATTTTCCAACAGAAAAAAGACAACTGCACTAAAGTTGTACTCAAACCGTAAAAATGGAGAGCAAAAGAATTATTAATTAGGACTTACCGATGAAAACGAAAAATCGAGGGTTTGGACAAGGTTTAGAATTCTTACACCCCTATACCCTTACACCCTTACACCCAGACTCAACAGACAACCTGGGCGTGTAAGTCCTATTAATTTCTTCTTACTCCTCACTCAGTACTCATTTCTAGACCGAAACTACTACTAATTACTGATTACTAAACCTAGTTGCGGATAGATGCTTAATTACATTCATTAAACGAACAATATACACATAATCTCATTGAGGATTTTTATGAATCGCGTAATCTCTTGGATACAAAATATTTTGCTTCGTCAAATATTGGTTGTTTTCTTAGTAGCAGCAACATTCTTTATAGGTCAATCTTTTACCTACGGTACTGCGATGATTGCACAAGCTAATACAGTGCAAACACCAGAAGGTACTTACTATAAAGGTACTCCCGACAACGAAGGTATCAGAAATGATAACCAAGTAAGAAATGCCCAAAATCGCCTCAAAAACACCGCAGATAATGTACGTGAAAAGTTAAACTTGGATGAAGAAACACCCAGAGCTACTAAAGATTTTGGTAAATCTGTACAAAGGAAGATAGGTAAAAATGTTAGTCGGAATACTCAGAATGAGGGTGGTTATTATCAACAACCAGAGCGTGTAAGAGAAGCTAGAAGCCGGAGTTAATAATTAACAACCTGCGGGTGTTTAGATCCCCGATTTTTTTAAAAAGTCGGGGATATATGACCTGAATACAGAGATAAGAAATTAATGACTAAGGATTAATAAATATGAAAGCAGTTTGCTGGCACGGGACAAATGATGTCAGGGTAGAAACTGTACCCGATCCAAAAATTCTTAACCCGCGCGACGCAATTATTAAAATTACATCTACCGCTATTTGTGGGTCTGATTTACATATATATAATGGCTATATTCCCACAATGCAAAGTGGCGATATCCTTGGTCATGAATTTATGGGGGAAGTTGTCGAGTTAGGTAGTGCTGTAAAAAATGTGAAAGTAGGCGATCGCGTGGTTGTCCCTTTCACTATTTCCTGCGGTTCTTGCTTCTTCTGTCAACGGGATTTATGGTCTTTGTGCGATAACTCCAACCCCAACGCCTGGATGGTAGAACTGCAAATGGGGCATTCTCCAGCAGGTTTATTCGGCTACTCTCATCTATTTGGCGGCTATGCTGGTGGTCAAGCAGAATA contains:
- the rpiA gene encoding ribose-5-phosphate isomerase RpiA, which gives rise to MTVTADPVTLMKQEVGKAAAALVKSGSIVGLGTGSTTAYTIQYLGDRLKSGELTDIVGIPTSFQSEVLSKQYGVPLTTLDAVDHIDIAIDGADEVDPQKNLIKGGGAAHTREKVVDYLANQFIVVVDSGKLVDRLGSVFAVPVEVIPMAITPVTNAIKQLGGKPELRMGVKKAGPVITDQGNFVLDVRFDSIDDPVNLEKILNNIPGVLENGIFVNCADIVLVGEVKDGQPLVRQL
- a CDS encoding SRPBCC family protein, producing the protein MTLTSGDKQGNTPGQASDTERWASLIGGGALVLLGLRQASLRGVLTALAGGGLIYQGATKQSTIQQAQEAIGINKPIKVEKTVTINKPADELYRYWHNFENLPTFMKHLKSVKVYNEKRSHWIANAPLGNSVEWDADILEDRENEFISWASVEGADVENSGFVRFQKAPGDRGTEVKVVLEYNPPGGALAAVVAKLFGEEPEQQIGDELRRFKMLMEAGEIATTEGQPSGRK
- a CDS encoding zinc-dependent alcohol dehydrogenase → MKAVCWYGANEVRVENVPDPKILNPRDAIIKITSTAICGSDLHIYGGYIPTVQQGDIIGHEFMGEVVEVGSGVDNLKIGDRVVVPSTIGCGRCHYCEHDMWSLCDNSNTKGWLEEKLYGNITSAIYGYSHLLGGYAGAQAEYIRVPFADVGVVKVPPDLPDEMLLFISDAIPTGYMGAEMCDIQPGDTVAVWGCGAVGQFAMISAYMMGAEKVIAIDRFPERLEMARKYAKAEVINYEEVNAGEALKEMTGGRGPDACIDAVGLEAHGVGLEDFYDQTKQKLKLESDRPHVLREMMVACRKGGTLSIMGVYGGFVDKIPFGAAFNKGLTFRMGQMHGQKYMNLLLQLILDGKLDPSFVVSHQLPLEQAPFGYHIFQQKKDNCTKVVLKP
- a CDS encoding DJ-1/PfpI/YhbO family deglycase/protease: MTNHNNSGKKKVAILIEQAVEDTEFIIPCNGLKQAGFEVVVLGSRMNEKYKGKRGRLSTQADGTTTEAIASEFDAVVIPGGMAPDKMRRNPNTVRFVQEAMEQGKLVAAVCHGPQVLIEGDLLRGKQATGFIAISKDMMNAGADYLDEALVVDGNLITSREPGDLAIFTTAILSRLGYGGKDAALPDEKDRNAEWWKLADAWGGSTKGDIVRGLNTALGGERYSLEALEKYTEKESDVEAKALFQEMITNKQRHIEYLETYLTRLGEKPSLSANIANQYAKVKTALTGSDDIYQIRSALGDIQTGIGDIGNLCAMYTDPIATAIFKEIYKDLVKYEQRLVSLYRTRTNATVQPPKPTTGAAVSM
- a CDS encoding DUF2267 domain-containing protein, with the translated sequence MEYNEFITHVQSLAQSNSRDEAQRATCATLETIKERISGEEAQTLSAQLPQELADCLRGRAGEPDESFNLQDFIMRVSRKENLEPTTTAIHVRAVFAVLQNAIRPEEFAKLHSHFSHDYEEMFGTSPTGEVPA
- a CDS encoding tetratricopeptide repeat protein, which encodes MNADYFFNQGLSDNLSREYQRTVIGGTKPTNRKVDAETYCKRGITFSRELKDYQGAIAFFNLAVEINPNYAQAYYHRGNARYCLADFTAAIADYDQALQINPTFAEYYYCRGNAYLAQGDYDQAIANYISTIEFDPLLASNINEDIANAYYYRGLHNSDHGNYQEAIIDLQQALQWHPYFAAAYSIRGNIYYKLGEYRQAIADHERAVQLDPNLAEAYQNRGNAYYALGAYQKAIADYNRTLEINPHQVGAYYNRGLISFYLNEYQQAFADFNQVLSFNSKDAQAYYQRGLIYEAWQDYQSALADYNQALQLNPELAVVYGVRANIHRHLGDYPSALADGNRLLQLQPNFAAGYCDRGTSRRCLGDYRGAITDYNQALQINPNIAEAYYGRAIAHEALQDLIGAIADYTHSIRISPDFAPAYCNRGNARRQLGDTKGALADYNQALTINTQLSEAYYNRGSLHYDQQNYRSAIADYTQALELQPESARYYSDRAHARYALQDYQGAVADYTQSIAINPGYAEDWYNRGRSYLLLGYLEEALADLNQALKFQPHWASAYLLRADILRNRGDYQAAITDFQKSADLYSQEGNTQNYQQILEIIAGLK
- a CDS encoding DUF6335 family protein, whose translation is MARIMTEETNNQEVNTDDLPQEITESYGTGVKEPPGYNIGIGHEYTETSPEFDLSDGNDDNYWADTVGDEAVGGTAPTPEQDITEEIEAAVGLEMPDQAFLHTNEILEQRDDRRWELDPTSSEDYEDRG